A single Cyprinus carpio isolate SPL01 chromosome A6, ASM1834038v1, whole genome shotgun sequence DNA region contains:
- the LOC109091829 gene encoding vacuolar protein sorting-associated protein 16 homolog, which translates to MAFVTANWNPLGESFYRKIELYEMGWNLKDGLRDCLVAAAPYGGPIALLKAHNRRSPSARPQLEIFSSSGLPLASFPWKSGMVKQLGWTVSDDLLCVQEDGTVLVYDLLGGFKRHFSMGNEVSQSQVLETKIFHSPYGTGVAILTGALRFTLATNIDDIKLRRLPEVPGLQGAPSCWAVLTQDRQSKVLVASGPHLFILDNTACTPVTPPGLSPQASSIVHMCVSFSYKYLALLTDSGHVWMGTSNLKEKLSEVDTKIKGSPKQMAWCRRPKSQQPSAVVMWDGLLLVVGECKETIQYHLEDDSILVPELDGVRIISGTHHELLQEVPGACEEIFKIASMAPGALLLEAHKEYEKESQKADEYLREIKEQSLLSEAVRQCVEAAGHEHEPETQKTLLRAASFGKCFLSNFPPEQFVSMCKDLRVLNAVRDYTVGIPLSHTQFKQMTLQVLIDRLVYRKLYLLAIEVCRYLKTPEYQGVSRVLKHWACYKVQQKEESDEVIAKAVSVKLADAAGISYSEIATKAYESGRTELAIKLLEFEPRSGEQVPLLLKMKKSPLALSKAIESGDTDLVYTVVMYLKNELNRGDFFMMLRNQPVALSLYKQFCKHQEQETLKDLFNQDDDHEELGNFYVKASYKEQRLEARIAHLQSAVDEYYKAKNEFSAKTTEDEMRLLRFQRKLEEEKDEQLVGFSLQDTMTTLLSVGLHKHAEQLYKDFRMPDKRFWWLKLKALAEKEDWEELEKFSKSKKSPIGYLPFVEVCIKHHNKCEARKYVAKVSPEQKVKAHLAVGDVEGAAEAAIERRNESEISTVLSRCSATTDHLLVERLNRAKATVPKK; encoded by the exons ATGGCGTTTGTCACAGCGAACTGGAACCCTCTGGGCGAGTCTTTCTACAG AAAGATTGAATTGTATGAGATGGGCTGGAATCTGAAAGATGGTCTGAGAGACTGTCTGGTTGCTGCAGCTCCATATGGGGGTCCCATCG CTCTCCTGAAGGCACATAACCGACGCTCTCCCAGTGCCAGACCTCAGTTAGAGATCTTCTCTTCTTCAGGACTGCCTCTGGCCAGCTTTCCG TGGAAGAGTGGAATGGTGAAGCAGCTGGGTTGGACGGTGTCTGATGACCTGCTGTGTGTTCAGGAGGATGGCACTGTGCTTGTCTACGATCTCTTGGGTGGCTTCAAGAGACACTTCAGCATGGGCAAT GAAGTTTCTCAAAGTCAGGTGCTGGAGACCAAGATTTTCCATTCGCCGTATGGGACAGGTGTTGCCATATTGACAGGTGCCTTGCGATTCACTTTGGCCACAAACATTGATGACATAAAATTGAGGCGGTTACCTGAGGTTCCAG GTCTACAGGGGGCGCCCTCGTGCTGGGCAGTCCTGACTCAGGATAGGCAAAGTAAAGTGCTGGTGGCCAGTGGACCTCATCTGTTCATCTTAGACAATACAGCTTGCACACCTGTG actCCCCCAGGTCTCTCTCCACAAGCGTCCAGTATAGTTCACATGTGTGTCTCATTCAGTTATAAGTATCTGGCGCTCCTCACTGACTCTGGCCATGTGTGGATGGGCACGTCAAACCTAAAG GAGAAACTCAGTGAGGTTGACACCAAAATCAAAGGTTCCCCGAAACAGATGGCCTG GTGTCGCAGGCCCAAGAGTCAGCAGCCATCGGCTGTGGTAATGTGGGATGGGCTGCTCCTAGTGGTGGGAGAGTGTAAAGAAACAATTCAGTACCATCTGGAGGATGACTCAATTCTGGTGCCAGAACTGGACGGGGTCCGGATCATCAGTGGAACACACCACGAGCTGCTGCAAGAGGTCCCAG GTGCATGCGAGGAGATCTTTAAAATTGCCTCCATGGCTCCTGGAGCACTACTGCTAGAGGCACATAAAGAATATGAG AAAGAGAGTCAGAAGGCAGATGAGTATCTGAGAGAGATTAAAGAGCAGAGTCTGCTGAGCGAGGCTGTGAGGCAGTGTGTGGAGGCCGCCGGACATGAACATGAACCTGAGACACAGAAAACACTCTTGAGG GCGGCCTCATTTGGGAAGTGCTTTTTGAGTAATTTTCCTCCAGAGCAGTTTGTCAGCATGTGTAAAGACCTGCGGGTGTTGAATGCAGTCCGAGATTATACCGTCGGCATTCCACTTTCCCACACTCAGTTTAAACAGATGACCTTACAGGTGCTCATCGACAG ACTGGTGTATCGTAAACTCTATCTGCTGGCTATTGAGGTTTGCCGCTATTTAAAGACTCCAGAATATCAGGGAGTAAGCAGAGTACTCAAACACTGGGCCTGCtataag GTCCAGCAGAAGGAAGAATCAGATGAAGTCATAGCAAAAGCTGTGAGTGTGAAGCTTGCGGATGCTGCTGGAATCTCCTATTCTGAAATCGCCACTAAAGCATATGAGAGTGGACGCACAGAGCTCGCCATTAAG TTGTTGGAGTTTGAGCCTCGCTCTGGTGAGCAGGTCCCACTGctgttaaaaatgaagaaaagccCTCTGGCTTTAAGTAAAGCCATTGAGAGTGGAGACACGGACCTCG TGTACACAGTGGTCATGTACCTGAAGAATGAGCTGAACAGAGGAGACTTCTTCATGATGTTGAGGAACCAACCTGTGGCTCTGAGCCTCTACAAACAG ttctgTAAGCATCAGGAGCAAGAAACACTAAAAGATCTTTTCAATCAAGATGATGATCATGAAGAACTTGGCAATTTCTATGTAAAGGCCAGCTATAAAGAACAG AGACTGGAAGCTCGGATTGCTCATTTACAAAGTGCTGTGGATGAGTACTACAAAGCCAAGAATGAATTTTCCGCCAAG ACAACAGAAGATGAAATGCGTCTGCTGCGGTTTCAGAGGAAGCTAGAGGAAGAGAAGGATGAGCAGCTCGTGGGATTCTCTCTTCAAGACACTATGACCACGCTGCTGTCTGTGGGACTGCACAAACACGCCGAACAACTTTACAAAGACTTCAGAATGCCCGACAAGAG GTTCTGGTGGCTGAAGTTGAAGGCTCTGGCAGAGAAGGAGGACTGGGAAGAGCTGGAGAAATTTTCCAAAAGCAAAAAGTCTCCTATTGGATATCTG CCATTTGTTGAGGTGTGCATTAAACACCATAACAAATGTGAAGCCAGGAAATATGTGGCAAAAGTCTCACCGGAGCAGAAGGTCAAAGCTCACCTTGCAGTGGG GGATGTGGAAGGTGCCGCAGAGGCTGCTATCGAGAGGCGTAATGAATCAGAGATCAGTACTGTTCTGTCACGCTGTTCAGCCACCACTGATCATCTTCTGGTGGAACGCCTCAATCGTGCTAAAGCCACTGTTCCCAAAAAGTGA
- the zgc:112023 gene encoding PI-PLC X domain-containing protein 1 isoform X1: MEDAERLCISSCCSDWMSEMPFAFWDTPLWNLAIPGSHDTMTYCLDERSSVVQSSPRVLRVLDTVLPCIVRPCIIKWATTQEDSISNQLDLGIRFLDLRIAHKIKDPDKVFYFAHGIYSLLTVKEALTEVAHWLDQHTKEVVIIALSAFDGMNLDQHKDLIQFLICTFDNKICPNHIIPSLRQCWKHNYQVILSYDDSAASGYEELWPQCEYWWANTSDPSHVISYLEERKAEGRPGQFFAAGLNLTEDAKYILSHPCQSLQSMTLSSYGLLLNWVKQQCPGPGKSCLNIICTDFVGAFSNEFTQLVIGLNQTLLKET, translated from the exons ATGGAGGATGCAGAAAGGTTATGCATCTCCAGCTGTTGTTCGGACTGGATGTCCGAGATGCCCTTTGCTTTTTGGGACACACCGCTGTGGAATCTCGCTATACCCG GAAGTCATGACACCATGACTTACTGTTTAGATGAGCGGTCGTCAGTAGTCCAGTCTTCGCCGAGGGTGTTGCGAGTGTTGGACACTGTACTTCCCTGTATCGTTCGGCCCTGTATAATCAAATGGGCGACAACACAG GAAGATAGCATCTCTAACCAGCTGGATTTAGGCATTCGGTTTCTCGATTTAAGAATAGCTCATAAGATAAAAGACCCTGATAAAGTTTTCTACTTTGCACATGGGATCTACTCTCTTCTGACAGTGAAA GAAGCACTCACAGAAGTTGCTCACTGGTTAGATCAGCACACCAAGGAAGTGGTCATTATTGCTCTTTCTGCCTTTGATGGCATGAACCTGGATCAACACAAAGACCTCATTCAATTCCTCATATGCACATTTGATAATAAAATTTGTCCCAATCAC aTCATACCCTCGCTACGGCAGTGCTGGAAACACAATTATCAGGTTATTCTGTCATATGATGACTCGGCTGCTTCTGGATATGAGGAGCTCTGGCCACAGTGTGAATATTGGTGGGCGAACACATCAGATCCAAGCCATGTCATATCCTACCTGGAGGAGCGGAAAGCGGAAGGAAGACCAG GTCAGTTTTTTGCTGCTGGTCTGAACCTAACTGAGGATGCCAAGTATATTCTTTCTCATCCGTGCCAGTCATTACAAAGCATGACCTTGAGCTCCTATGGTCTGCTCCTGAACTGGGTCAAGCAGCAGTGCCCAGGCCCGGGTAAATCATGTCTTAACATCATCTGTACAGATTTTGTGGGGGCCTTCAGCAATGAATTCACCCAGCTGGTTATTGGACTCAATCAAACACTGTTAAAAGAGACTTGA
- the zgc:112023 gene encoding PI-PLC X domain-containing protein 1 isoform X2 gives MEDAERLCISSCCSDWMSEMPFAFWDTPLWNLAIPGSHDTMTYCLDERSSVVQSSPRVLRVLDTVLPCIVRPCIIKWATTQEALTEVAHWLDQHTKEVVIIALSAFDGMNLDQHKDLIQFLICTFDNKICPNHIIPSLRQCWKHNYQVILSYDDSAASGYEELWPQCEYWWANTSDPSHVISYLEERKAEGRPGQFFAAGLNLTEDAKYILSHPCQSLQSMTLSSYGLLLNWVKQQCPGPGKSCLNIICTDFVGAFSNEFTQLVIGLNQTLLKET, from the exons ATGGAGGATGCAGAAAGGTTATGCATCTCCAGCTGTTGTTCGGACTGGATGTCCGAGATGCCCTTTGCTTTTTGGGACACACCGCTGTGGAATCTCGCTATACCCG GAAGTCATGACACCATGACTTACTGTTTAGATGAGCGGTCGTCAGTAGTCCAGTCTTCGCCGAGGGTGTTGCGAGTGTTGGACACTGTACTTCCCTGTATCGTTCGGCCCTGTATAATCAAATGGGCGACAACACAG GAAGCACTCACAGAAGTTGCTCACTGGTTAGATCAGCACACCAAGGAAGTGGTCATTATTGCTCTTTCTGCCTTTGATGGCATGAACCTGGATCAACACAAAGACCTCATTCAATTCCTCATATGCACATTTGATAATAAAATTTGTCCCAATCAC aTCATACCCTCGCTACGGCAGTGCTGGAAACACAATTATCAGGTTATTCTGTCATATGATGACTCGGCTGCTTCTGGATATGAGGAGCTCTGGCCACAGTGTGAATATTGGTGGGCGAACACATCAGATCCAAGCCATGTCATATCCTACCTGGAGGAGCGGAAAGCGGAAGGAAGACCAG GTCAGTTTTTTGCTGCTGGTCTGAACCTAACTGAGGATGCCAAGTATATTCTTTCTCATCCGTGCCAGTCATTACAAAGCATGACCTTGAGCTCCTATGGTCTGCTCCTGAACTGGGTCAAGCAGCAGTGCCCAGGCCCGGGTAAATCATGTCTTAACATCATCTGTACAGATTTTGTGGGGGCCTTCAGCAATGAATTCACCCAGCTGGTTATTGGACTCAATCAAACACTGTTAAAAGAGACTTGA
- the LOC109068127 gene encoding regucalcin-like, whose protein sequence is MSSIKVECVIKQKNQIGESPVWEEKDSSLLYVDIMGKRVSRWNSLTNKIDSIATEKLVGSVVPRQAGGYVIAEGTRFAFVDWVKRSVKTVAPVDDKEKPNTRFNDGKVDPAGRFFAGTMGLDMKPDVTDGALYSLLPDHSVVQQLDKVHLSNGLEWSLDHRIFYYIDSLAFMVQAFDYDIQTGGLSNCRMVYKMEKDECIPDGMCIDTEGKLWVACFDAGRVLRIDPQTGTRLQTVKLPATKTTSCCFGGKDYSDLYVTSACIDLDADALAKQPEAGCTFKVSGLGVKGIPPYSYTG, encoded by the exons ATGTCGTCCATAAAAGTGGAATGTGTTATCAAACAAAAGAACCAAATCGGTGAGAGTCCAGTTTGGGAGGAGAAGGACTCTTCTTTGTTGTATGTTGATATTATGGGTAAAAGGGTCAGCCGTTGGAACTCACTGACCAATAAAATAGACAGTATTGCCACAG AAAAACTTGTAGGCTCTGTGGTACCACGTCAGGCAGGTGGTTACGTCATCGCAGAGGGAACTCGGTTTGCATTTGTTGACTGGGTAAAGCGTTCAGTTAAAACTGTTGCCCCTGTCGATGACAAGGAAAAACCAAACACCCGCTTCAATGATGGGAAAGTGGATCCGGCTGGCAGGTTTTTTGCAG GTACCATGGGTTTGGACATGAAGCCTGATGTGACGGATGGGGCGCTGTACAGCCTCCTTCCTGACCACTCTGTCGTCCAGCAGTTGGATAAAGTGCACCTTTCCAATGGCTTGGAATGGTCCCTTGATCACCGCATCTTCTACTACATCGACAGCCTGGCATTCATGGTGCAGGCCTTTGATTATGACATCCAGACTGGAGGGCTAT ctAACTGCAGAATGGTTTACAAGATGGAGAAAGATGAATGCATACCAGACGGTATGTGCATAGACACAGAGGGCAAACTGTGGGTCGCCTGCTTCGATGCAGGAAGAGTGCTGCGCATCGATCCACAAACAG GCACACGACTGCAGACAGTGAAACTTCCAGCTACGAAAACCACTTCATGCTGTTTTGGAGGGAAGGACTACAGTGATCTCTACGTCACCTCAGCGTGTATCGACCTGGATGCAGATGCACTGGCCAAGCAACCTGAAGCTGGCTGCACATTTAAG GTGTCTGGTTTAGGAGTGAAGGGCATCCCACCATACTCATACACTGGATGA
- the LOC109068126 gene encoding PI-PLC X domain-containing protein 1: protein MYGICSTEELDENKKMAETESLADWMANLKENFTKIPLSQLAIPGSHDAMAYSLDMDSSVLEPKKIKALDNMFSTFIRPIVKKWGTAQEKNISEQLDAGIRYFDLRVAGKPESSDLFFYHGLYTTMTVKEGMTELEKWLGRHTKEVVILAFSHFKEMSADQHTDLTNFLKEHFKAKLCPKPQVPSLKDCWENGYQVILSYDNRSIDDPVLWPGIEYWWADKSDPKEVISYLNNQKQKGRPEGLFVAGLNLTFDGNDMLLYLTKSLKEKTMTAYPRLLDWVKEQHSGSDKESVNIIAGDFLGVNSFAQDIIQLNKADSGP from the exons ATGTATG gCATTTGCAGCACTGAAGAATTGGACGAGAACAAGAAAATGGCTGAAACAGAGAGTCTAGCTGACTGGATGGCTAACCTTAAAGAGAATTTTACAAAAATTCCCTTGAGCCAACTTGCTATTCCAG GGAGCCATGATGCTATGGCATACAGCTTAGATATGGACTCTTCAGTACTGGaacctaaaaaaataaaggcCTTGGACAATATGTTCAGCACTTTCATAAGGCCTATTGTCAAAAAATGGGGTACTGCCCAG GAAAAAAACATCTCTGAGCAACTTGATGCCGGTATTCGATACTTTGATCTGAGGGTTGCTGGAAAGCCTGAATCTAGTGATTTATTCTTCTATCATGGACTATACACAACAATGACTGTGAAG GAGGGAATGACAGAACTGGAGAAATGGTTAGGACGGCATACTAAGGAGGTTGTTATCCTTGCTTTCTCACATTTCAAAGAAATGTCAGCCGATCAACACACCGACCTGACCAACTTCCTCAAAGAGCACTTTAAAGCAAAACTCTGTCCAAAGCCTCAAGTG CCCTCACTCAAGGACTGCTGGGAAAATGGCTACCAGGTCATCCTCTCTTATGACAACAGAAGTATCGATGATCCTGTTTTGTGGCCTGGAATCGAGTACTGGTGGGCTGATAAATCAGACCCCAAGGAGGTCATTTCATATCTGAACAACCAGAAACAAAAGGGAAGACCAG AAGGATTGTTTGTTGCTGGTCTCAACCTGACTTTTGATGGGAATGACATGCTGCTGTACCTCACAAAGTCTTTAAAGGAGAAGACCATGACGGCCTACCCTCGACTGCTTGACTGGGTGAAGGAGCAACATTCAGGCTCTGACAAAGAAAGTGTCAACATCATTGCTGGAGATTTTTTGGGAGTGAATAGCTTTGCTCAGGATATCATTCAGCTCAACAAAGCTGACAGTGGTCCGTGA